In Microbacterium sp. 1.5R, the following are encoded in one genomic region:
- the uvrB gene encoding excinuclease ABC subunit UvrB, with protein MQTTRSVRPFEVISEYAPAGDQPKAIAELASRINAGETDIVLLGATGTGKSATTAWLVEQVQRPTLVLAHNKTLAAQLANEFRELMPNNAVEYFVSYYDYYQPEAYVPQTDTFIEKDSSINSEVERLRHSTTNSLLSRRDVIVVSTVSCIYGLGAPEEYLRAMVALQVGERYDRDALIRQFISMQYNRNDVDFSRGNFRVRGDTIEIIPVYEEHAIRIELFGDEIEALYSLHPLTGEVIEKLDSVPIFPASHYVAGTDVIQRSIGTIEHELEERLKEFERQGKLLEAQRLRMRTTFDLEMLQQLGFCSGIENYSRHMDGRQPGEPPHTLLDFFPDDFMLVIDESHVTVPQIGAMYEGDASRKRTLVEHGFRLPSAMDNRPLRWDEFKNRIGQTVYLSATPGKYEMGIADGVVEQIIRPTGLVDPHIIVKPSKGQIDDLLEEIRLRVERDERVLVTTLTKKMSEELTDFLGEHGVRVRYLHSDVDTLRRVELLSELRAGVYDVLVGINLLREGLDLPEVSLVAILDADKEGFLRSGTSLIQTIGRAARNVSGEVHMYADKITDSMAKAIEETDRRREKQVAYNLEKGIDPQPLRKRIADITEVLAREGADTAEMMSGRGRATGKGKSPTPNLRRTGIAAEGAQQLEAVIQDLSDQMLAAAAELKFELAGRLRDEVQDMKKELRAMEKAGHA; from the coding sequence ATGCAAACCACGCGCAGCGTCCGTCCTTTCGAGGTCATCAGCGAATACGCGCCCGCCGGCGACCAGCCGAAGGCCATCGCCGAGCTCGCGTCGCGCATCAATGCCGGCGAGACAGACATCGTCCTGCTCGGTGCCACGGGTACCGGAAAGTCCGCGACGACCGCCTGGCTGGTCGAGCAGGTGCAGCGTCCGACGCTCGTCCTCGCGCACAACAAGACTCTCGCCGCGCAGCTCGCCAACGAGTTCCGCGAGCTGATGCCGAACAACGCCGTCGAGTACTTCGTCTCCTACTACGACTACTACCAGCCGGAGGCGTACGTCCCGCAGACGGACACCTTCATCGAGAAGGACTCGTCGATCAACTCCGAGGTCGAGCGTCTCCGCCACTCGACGACCAACTCGCTGCTGAGCCGTCGGGATGTGATCGTGGTCTCGACGGTCTCCTGCATCTACGGTCTCGGTGCGCCGGAGGAGTACCTCCGGGCGATGGTCGCGCTCCAGGTGGGGGAGCGCTACGACCGGGACGCGCTGATCCGACAGTTCATCTCGATGCAGTACAACCGAAATGACGTCGACTTCTCCCGAGGCAACTTCCGCGTGCGGGGAGACACCATCGAGATCATCCCCGTATACGAGGAGCACGCGATCCGCATCGAGCTGTTCGGCGATGAGATCGAAGCGCTCTATTCGCTGCATCCGCTCACCGGAGAGGTGATCGAGAAGCTCGACTCCGTGCCGATCTTCCCCGCCTCGCACTACGTCGCCGGCACCGACGTGATCCAGCGCTCCATCGGCACGATCGAGCACGAGCTCGAAGAGCGGCTCAAGGAGTTCGAGCGTCAGGGAAAGCTCCTCGAGGCCCAGCGCCTGAGGATGCGCACCACGTTCGACCTCGAGATGCTGCAGCAGCTCGGGTTCTGCTCGGGCATCGAGAACTACTCCCGGCACATGGACGGGCGCCAGCCCGGCGAGCCGCCGCACACGCTGCTCGACTTCTTCCCTGACGACTTCATGCTCGTGATCGACGAGTCGCACGTGACGGTGCCGCAGATCGGTGCGATGTACGAGGGCGACGCCTCCCGCAAGCGCACGCTCGTCGAGCACGGCTTCCGGCTTCCGAGCGCGATGGACAACCGGCCGCTGCGCTGGGACGAGTTCAAGAACCGAATCGGACAGACCGTCTATCTCTCTGCGACACCGGGCAAGTACGAGATGGGGATCGCCGACGGCGTGGTCGAGCAGATCATCCGCCCGACCGGACTCGTCGACCCGCACATCATCGTGAAGCCGTCGAAGGGGCAGATCGACGACCTCCTCGAGGAGATCCGGCTTCGGGTCGAACGCGACGAGCGTGTGCTCGTCACGACACTCACGAAGAAGATGTCCGAGGAGCTCACGGACTTCCTCGGCGAGCACGGCGTACGCGTGCGATACCTGCACTCGGACGTGGACACTCTGCGACGGGTCGAGCTGCTCAGTGAACTGCGTGCCGGGGTGTACGACGTCCTCGTGGGAATCAACCTGCTCCGAGAGGGGCTCGACCTGCCTGAGGTGTCCCTCGTCGCGATCCTCGACGCCGACAAGGAAGGCTTCCTCCGGTCAGGCACCTCGCTCATCCAGACGATCGGTCGCGCGGCGCGAAACGTCTCCGGCGAAGTGCACATGTACGCCGACAAGATCACCGACTCGATGGCGAAGGCGATCGAAGAGACCGATCGCCGCCGCGAGAAGCAGGTCGCGTACAACCTCGAGAAAGGTATCGACCCTCAGCCGCTGCGTAAACGGATCGCCGACATCACCGAGGTGCTCGCGCGTGAGGGCGCCGACACCGCTGAGATGATGTCCGGGCGCGGGAGAGCGACCGGCAAGGGCAAGTCGCCGACGCCGAACCTGCGGCGCACCGGCATCGCCGCAGAAGGAGCTCAGCAGCTCGAAGCGGTGATCCAGGACCTCTCGGATCAGATGCTCGCGGCTGCCGCCGAGCTCAAGTTCGAGCTCGCCGGGCGGTTGCGCGACGAGGTGCAGGACATGAAGAAGGAACTGCGCGCGATGGAGAAGGCCGGCCACGCCTGA
- the coaE gene encoding dephospho-CoA kinase has translation MPLIALTGGIASGKSTIARRLAELGAVVVDADQIVRDVQSPGSEVLARIEDAFGADVISADGALDRAALGAKVFADPEQLARLNAIVHPAVRAESQRRFEAAAAAEPGGVVVYDVPLLVEARVDDPWDLIVVAHAPAQERRRRLVELRGMAEQAAQERIDAQVSDERRLAIADEVVDTSGSLEQTMLQTDALWKRIRSS, from the coding sequence ATGCCTCTCATCGCGCTCACCGGCGGCATCGCCTCGGGCAAGTCGACCATCGCACGACGACTCGCAGAGCTCGGCGCGGTGGTCGTCGACGCCGATCAGATCGTCCGCGACGTGCAGTCGCCCGGCTCCGAGGTTCTGGCTCGGATCGAGGATGCCTTCGGCGCCGACGTCATCTCGGCGGACGGCGCACTCGACCGCGCCGCCCTGGGGGCCAAGGTCTTCGCCGATCCGGAGCAGCTGGCACGACTGAACGCGATCGTGCATCCAGCCGTCCGTGCCGAGTCGCAGCGACGATTCGAGGCGGCAGCGGCCGCCGAACCGGGCGGTGTGGTCGTGTACGACGTGCCCCTTCTGGTCGAGGCGCGCGTCGATGACCCCTGGGACCTGATCGTCGTCGCCCATGCGCCTGCCCAGGAGCGCAGACGGAGGCTCGTGGAGTTGCGCGGCATGGCGGAACAGGCTGCGCAGGAGCGGATCGATGCGCAGGTCTCGGACGAGCGTCGGCTGGCGATCGCCGATGAGGTCGTCGACACATCCGGATCCCTGGAGCAGACGATGCTGCAGACCGATGCCTTGTGGAAGCGGATCCGCTCGTCGTGA
- a CDS encoding MFS transporter → MTFTGHSPGSPAYRRLIVGLFFAGIATFAQLYSPQAVLPQLSSDLGITPATAALAVSAATLGLAAAVIPWSMVADRIGRVPAMGTGILAATVLGLVAPLSTGMEMLLALRLLEGIALGAVPAVALAYLSEEVSARHAAAAAGSYIAGTTVGGLLGRVVSGLAGEQWGWRAGIWVVAGVCAMAAALFLWLTPKARGFVPGRLREGATSGMLARLVSPMRSAPQLALYAQGFLLMGAFVAVYNYLGFHLIDAPFSLPSWLVTLLFLAYLAGTVSSPTAGALASRFGRYPVLLCSIAVMGIGAFAMLSQAALPVVLGLLLFTGGFFGAHAVASGWAPAAATPDSRAQASSLYYFGYYAGSSLFGWALGIVFGRADWAWFVGAIITMCAVSAALAARALRSSPTGRI, encoded by the coding sequence GTGACCTTCACCGGTCACTCACCCGGATCCCCTGCCTATCGGCGTCTCATCGTCGGGCTCTTCTTCGCCGGCATCGCGACATTCGCCCAGCTCTATTCGCCGCAGGCCGTTCTGCCGCAGCTCTCGTCCGATCTCGGGATCACGCCTGCCACCGCGGCACTCGCTGTATCGGCCGCGACGCTCGGTCTCGCGGCGGCGGTGATCCCGTGGTCGATGGTCGCGGATCGCATCGGCCGAGTGCCGGCGATGGGGACCGGCATCCTCGCCGCTACCGTTCTGGGTCTGGTCGCTCCGCTCAGCACCGGCATGGAGATGCTGCTGGCGCTGCGCCTGCTCGAGGGCATCGCACTGGGCGCCGTGCCGGCCGTAGCGCTCGCGTACCTCAGCGAGGAGGTGAGTGCGCGTCATGCCGCGGCGGCCGCGGGGAGCTACATCGCCGGGACGACCGTGGGTGGTCTGCTCGGTCGCGTCGTGTCCGGATTGGCGGGAGAGCAGTGGGGGTGGCGTGCGGGAATCTGGGTCGTGGCCGGTGTCTGCGCGATGGCGGCCGCTCTCTTCCTCTGGCTGACGCCGAAGGCTCGGGGGTTCGTGCCCGGTCGGCTTCGCGAGGGTGCGACAAGCGGGATGCTCGCGCGTCTCGTGTCGCCGATGCGCTCCGCACCGCAACTCGCCCTCTACGCGCAGGGCTTCCTTCTCATGGGAGCGTTCGTCGCGGTGTACAACTACCTCGGATTCCACCTCATCGACGCGCCGTTCTCTCTTCCGAGCTGGCTGGTGACCCTGCTCTTCCTCGCCTACCTCGCGGGCACCGTCTCGTCACCGACCGCCGGTGCTCTCGCATCTCGCTTCGGTCGGTACCCGGTGCTGCTGTGCTCGATCGCGGTGATGGGGATCGGAGCGTTCGCCATGCTCAGCCAGGCCGCGCTGCCGGTGGTCCTCGGGCTGCTGCTCTTCACGGGCGGCTTCTTCGGCGCACATGCGGTTGCGTCGGGGTGGGCTCCGGCCGCTGCCACGCCGGACAGTCGTGCGCAGGCATCGTCGCTCTACTACTTCGGCTACTACGCGGGCTCGAGCCTGTTCGGATGGGCGCTGGGCATCGTGTTCGGCAGGGCGGACTGGGCGTGGTTCGTGGGCGCGATCATTACGATGTGCGCGGTGTCGGCGGCACTCGCGGCGCGCGCGCTCCGGTCGTCGCCGACTGGACGCATATGA
- the acs gene encoding acetate--CoA ligase: MTEARLHETRAYPAPAAFAAQANVADEAYARAAADPTAFWEQAASRLDWAEHWHTAHEWDPPAGDAVPAARWFVGGRLNVAYNCVERHVDAGRGDKIALHFEGEPGDRASVTYADLQRRVSQAANALTALGIEPGDRVVVYLPVLIETVVITLACARIGAVHSLVFGGFSAEAVRFRLIDTGAKLLVTSDGQFRRGTATEVKSTADIAAADLPDLEHVLVLRRTGQDVPWTDGRDVWWHDTVGTASSDHIAQAFDSEHPLFIIYTSGTTGKPKGLVHTSGGYLTHASWAHWAHFDAKPDDVHWCTADLAWVTAHTYEIYGPLSNGLTQVIYEGTPDTPDRERHLEIIERYGVTVYYTAPTLIRTFMTWFGPELPSGHDLSTLRLLGTVGEAINPEAWIWFRRNFGRDELPVIDTWWQSETGAAMIAPLPGVTTLKPGSASVPLPGIDATVVDADGHEVAPGRSGTLVVRRPWPGMARTVWGDPQRYRDAYWSAYAGHGEHGGYYVAGDGATRDADGYIWILGRLDDVVNVSGHRLSTIEIESALVAHETVGEAGTAGVADPITGQAVVAFVTPSGRSEVSVAALRSQVAAAIGPVAKPKHIVVVADLPKTRSGKIMRRLLAQLWEAEQDRRSGRAPAPLGDTTSLQNPWAVFEIAAVLENAELRTS, encoded by the coding sequence ATGACCGAGGCGCGCCTGCACGAGACCCGTGCGTACCCGGCCCCTGCTGCGTTCGCCGCTCAGGCGAACGTCGCCGATGAGGCGTATGCGAGGGCCGCCGCGGATCCCACGGCCTTCTGGGAGCAGGCCGCGTCCCGACTCGACTGGGCAGAGCACTGGCACACGGCCCACGAGTGGGATCCGCCTGCGGGCGATGCCGTCCCGGCGGCGCGCTGGTTCGTGGGCGGGCGCCTCAACGTGGCGTACAACTGCGTCGAGCGTCATGTCGACGCCGGGCGCGGGGACAAGATCGCCCTCCACTTCGAAGGAGAGCCGGGGGACAGGGCTTCGGTCACGTACGCGGACCTCCAGCGTCGCGTCTCGCAGGCGGCGAACGCGCTGACCGCGCTCGGCATCGAACCGGGCGACCGGGTGGTCGTCTACCTGCCCGTGCTGATCGAGACGGTCGTGATCACGCTCGCATGCGCACGGATCGGCGCCGTGCACTCACTGGTGTTCGGCGGCTTCTCGGCCGAAGCGGTGCGCTTCCGTCTGATCGACACCGGCGCCAAGCTGCTCGTCACGAGCGACGGGCAGTTCCGCCGCGGCACCGCGACCGAGGTGAAGTCGACGGCCGACATCGCCGCAGCGGATCTGCCGGACCTCGAGCATGTGCTGGTCCTGCGGCGCACCGGCCAGGACGTGCCGTGGACCGACGGCAGAGACGTCTGGTGGCACGACACGGTCGGCACAGCCTCGTCCGACCACATCGCGCAGGCGTTCGACTCCGAGCATCCGCTGTTCATCATCTACACATCGGGGACCACCGGAAAGCCCAAGGGCCTCGTGCACACCTCCGGTGGCTACCTGACGCATGCGAGCTGGGCACACTGGGCGCACTTCGACGCGAAGCCCGACGACGTGCACTGGTGCACGGCGGATCTCGCGTGGGTGACCGCTCACACCTACGAGATCTACGGGCCTCTCTCCAACGGGCTGACCCAGGTGATCTACGAGGGAACGCCGGACACCCCCGATCGCGAACGTCATCTCGAGATCATCGAGCGGTACGGCGTGACGGTGTACTACACGGCGCCGACGCTGATCCGCACCTTCATGACCTGGTTCGGGCCCGAACTCCCGTCGGGTCACGATCTCTCGACCCTCCGTCTGCTCGGGACCGTCGGCGAGGCGATCAATCCGGAGGCCTGGATCTGGTTCCGCCGGAACTTCGGACGCGATGAGCTGCCGGTCATCGACACCTGGTGGCAATCCGAGACCGGGGCGGCGATGATCGCGCCGCTGCCCGGAGTCACGACCCTCAAGCCGGGGTCCGCGTCCGTGCCGCTGCCCGGCATCGATGCGACGGTCGTCGACGCGGACGGCCACGAGGTCGCTCCCGGCCGGTCGGGCACGCTCGTGGTGCGCCGCCCGTGGCCGGGTATGGCGAGGACGGTGTGGGGCGACCCTCAGCGCTACCGCGATGCGTATTGGTCCGCCTACGCCGGGCACGGCGAACACGGCGGCTACTACGTGGCGGGCGACGGTGCGACGAGAGACGCCGACGGCTACATCTGGATCCTGGGGCGGCTCGATGACGTGGTGAACGTGTCGGGCCACCGGCTGTCCACGATCGAGATCGAGTCGGCGCTGGTGGCGCACGAGACGGTGGGCGAAGCGGGAACGGCCGGCGTCGCAGACCCCATCACAGGCCAGGCGGTGGTCGCCTTCGTGACTCCCTCCGGACGATCCGAGGTGTCGGTCGCCGCGCTGCGGTCGCAGGTGGCGGCTGCCATCGGTCCTGTCGCCAAGCCGAAGCACATCGTCGTGGTCGCCGACCTGCCGAAGACCCGCTCGGGAAAGATCATGCGCCGACTTCTCGCCCAGCTGTGGGAGGCCGAGCAGGATCGTCGCTCGGGACGAGCCCCAGCTCCGCTGGGAGACACGACATCGCTGCAGAATCCGTGGGCCGTCTTCGAGATCGCCGCCGTGCTCGAGAACGCTGAACTGAGGACATCATGA
- a CDS encoding DUF4129 domain-containing protein codes for MPSEPQTRLARRSVDRMVLSTLVVGLFVVAMIAAAIQGAPTFRPAAPIPRGTAEPLPSSDPGATGVPEPMEIDSTAAAVVQTLAVILMALVAAGLIALLVIAARALLRAWRDRPLGRRDAAAVASEVDHLTSAPEPEIAVAVMQRGIAGALMQIDERARASDAIVAAWIGLEESAADAGVKRAATETPGEFVVRIITLRPGVAGDAASLLRLYESVRFGAGSADEGDRASAREALRRIEEVWR; via the coding sequence ATGCCGAGCGAACCCCAGACGCGTCTTGCGCGCCGGAGCGTCGATCGCATGGTCCTCTCGACTCTCGTCGTGGGACTCTTCGTCGTGGCCATGATCGCTGCGGCGATCCAGGGCGCGCCGACGTTCCGCCCCGCCGCGCCGATTCCTCGGGGGACAGCGGAGCCGCTGCCGTCCAGTGATCCGGGTGCTACCGGGGTTCCCGAGCCGATGGAGATCGACTCCACCGCCGCCGCGGTCGTTCAGACGCTCGCCGTGATCCTCATGGCGCTGGTCGCTGCGGGGCTCATCGCGCTCCTCGTGATCGCCGCGAGAGCCCTGCTGCGAGCGTGGCGGGATCGCCCGCTGGGCCGTCGTGACGCGGCGGCGGTCGCATCCGAGGTCGATCACCTCACCTCGGCGCCGGAACCCGAGATCGCCGTCGCTGTGATGCAGCGCGGGATCGCCGGGGCGCTCATGCAGATAGACGAGCGCGCCCGAGCGTCTGATGCCATCGTCGCCGCGTGGATCGGCCTCGAAGAGAGTGCCGCAGACGCAGGGGTGAAGCGAGCGGCGACCGAGACTCCCGGCGAGTTCGTGGTGCGGATCATCACTCTGCGGCCCGGGGTGGCCGGGGACGCCGCGTCGCTGCTGCGTCTCTACGAGAGCGTCCGATTCGGAGCCGGGTCGGCCGACGAGGGCGACCGGGCCTCGGCGAGAGAGGCCCTGCGACGCATCGAGGAGGTGTGGCGGTGA
- a CDS encoding CoA-binding protein produces MSGIETTGADACALPTAQDSVACALPASAPAHPDRTWEGPSQQQRFGILRRAKSVAIVGASNNPARASYFVATYLLSSTAYDVYLVNPRESEILGQPVYASLSDLPVVPDVVDVFRRHDDLPGVAQEAIEAGAQTLWLQLGSWNEDAAAIAEGAGLSVVMDRCIKIEHARFHGGLHLAGFDTGVISSRRQLLAR; encoded by the coding sequence ATGAGCGGAATCGAGACCACCGGCGCCGACGCCTGCGCGCTGCCGACCGCCCAGGATTCTGTGGCCTGCGCCCTGCCCGCATCCGCGCCGGCGCACCCGGATCGGACCTGGGAGGGCCCCAGCCAGCAGCAGCGCTTCGGCATACTGCGACGCGCGAAGTCGGTCGCCATCGTCGGCGCGTCGAACAATCCCGCGCGCGCCTCGTATTTCGTCGCGACGTACCTGCTCTCCAGCACCGCATACGACGTCTATCTCGTCAACCCGCGGGAATCGGAGATCCTCGGTCAGCCGGTCTACGCCTCGCTGTCCGACCTGCCGGTGGTCCCGGACGTCGTCGACGTCTTCCGCCGCCATGACGACCTGCCCGGCGTCGCCCAGGAGGCGATCGAAGCCGGGGCGCAGACCCTGTGGCTGCAGCTGGGATCGTGGAACGAGGATGCCGCGGCGATCGCCGAGGGCGCAGGGCTCTCCGTGGTGATGGATCGCTGCATCAAGATCGAGCACGCCCGGTTCCACGGAGGCCTCCACCTGGCCGGTTTCGACACCGGCGTCATCAGCTCGCGACGGCAGCTGCTGGCCCGCTGA
- a CDS encoding TfoX/Sxy family protein — protein sequence MDAAGEELADRVRALLTLDEDVEEKRMFGTRAFLLDGHILVGARAGGVLLVRVDGEHGDSLITRPGVAVAVMGARTMGTSWLDVSPSVLVDDDDLASWLDVARQDAQRDD from the coding sequence ATGGATGCAGCGGGCGAGGAGCTCGCCGATCGAGTGCGAGCGCTCCTCACACTCGATGAGGACGTCGAGGAGAAGCGCATGTTCGGCACGCGCGCCTTCCTCCTCGATGGGCACATCCTCGTCGGAGCGCGCGCGGGCGGGGTTCTGCTCGTCCGGGTCGATGGCGAGCACGGTGACTCGCTGATCACCCGCCCCGGGGTGGCGGTCGCGGTCATGGGCGCGCGGACGATGGGCACCAGCTGGCTCGATGTGTCGCCGAGCGTGCTCGTCGACGACGATGATCTCGCCTCGTGGCTCGACGTCGCACGCCAAGACGCGCAGCGCGACGACTGA
- a CDS encoding GNAT family N-acetyltransferase: MRHLAAYDHELRTDAEVVHALDVAIHGPLRLAVFPGGRGFVSYADLGGVDQSGIEALVDAALAHFGRRSEIDSIEWKTRGHDRAPGLGGTLESRGFVPEETESVMIGEAELLAQPVSLPAGVELRRARTETEVFAMEEMQGRVFGDPRWRVRVETTLQRIREDDTVELWTAVAGDEVISAGRLEPVTGTRFAGLWGGATLPEWLGRGVYRALTAQRARSALALGKVYLHSDSTEFSRPILERAGLVTVTTTTPYVWTRSTD; this comes from the coding sequence ATGAGGCATCTTGCAGCGTACGACCACGAGCTGCGCACGGATGCGGAAGTGGTGCATGCCCTCGATGTGGCGATTCACGGACCGCTGCGTCTCGCCGTCTTTCCGGGCGGGCGCGGGTTCGTGTCCTACGCCGATCTCGGCGGGGTCGATCAGAGCGGCATCGAGGCGCTCGTCGATGCCGCGCTCGCGCACTTCGGGAGGCGGAGCGAGATCGACTCGATCGAGTGGAAGACGCGCGGGCATGACCGGGCACCGGGGCTCGGCGGGACTCTCGAAAGCCGAGGCTTCGTGCCGGAGGAGACGGAGTCGGTGATGATCGGCGAGGCGGAGCTGCTCGCCCAGCCGGTGTCGCTCCCCGCCGGAGTCGAGCTTCGGCGCGCGCGAACGGAGACCGAGGTGTTCGCGATGGAGGAGATGCAGGGCAGGGTGTTCGGCGATCCCCGGTGGCGGGTGCGGGTGGAGACGACGCTGCAGCGCATCCGCGAGGACGACACGGTGGAGCTGTGGACCGCCGTCGCCGGAGACGAGGTGATCAGCGCTGGACGGCTCGAACCGGTCACGGGCACGCGATTCGCCGGTCTGTGGGGAGGTGCGACGCTGCCCGAGTGGCTGGGCCGCGGCGTCTATCGGGCTCTGACGGCCCAGCGGGCGCGATCCGCCCTCGCCCTCGGCAAGGTGTATCTGCACTCGGATTCCACGGAGTTCTCGCGGCCGATCCTCGAGCGGGCCGGGCTCGTCACGGTCACGACCACCACTCCCTACGTGTGGACGCGGTCGACTGACTGA
- a CDS encoding MarR family winged helix-turn-helix transcriptional regulator, which produces MTASDDLLKLDNQLCFALVTAARNVVAIYRPILDPLGLTHPQYLVMLALWERAPRPLNDLAADLALEPATASPLVKRLEADGLVARQRSVEDERRLDITLTDTGRALRDRALDVPRQVMAAVGMDLEQVATLRDGLSAFAGRRPAME; this is translated from the coding sequence GTGACCGCATCGGACGACCTGCTCAAACTCGACAATCAGCTCTGCTTCGCCCTGGTGACCGCAGCGCGCAACGTCGTGGCGATCTACCGGCCGATCCTCGATCCGCTCGGGCTCACGCATCCGCAGTATCTCGTGATGCTGGCGCTCTGGGAGCGTGCTCCGCGTCCCTTGAACGATCTTGCGGCTGACCTCGCTCTCGAGCCGGCGACGGCGTCTCCCCTGGTGAAGCGTCTGGAAGCCGACGGGCTGGTCGCCAGACAACGCAGCGTCGAGGACGAGCGCCGTCTCGACATCACCCTCACGGACACGGGTCGAGCTCTGCGAGATCGCGCTCTCGACGTTCCTCGACAGGTGATGGCCGCCGTGGGGATGGATCTCGAGCAGGTAGCCACACTGCGCGACGGGTTGTCGGCATTCGCGGGTCGCCGCCCCGCCATGGAGTGA
- a CDS encoding O-acetylhomoserine aminocarboxypropyltransferase/cysteine synthase family protein has product MTEEHRFGFRTRALHAGGTPDAATGARAVPIYQTTSFVFDDAADAGNLFALQKYGNIYSRIGNPTVAALEERLASLEGGIGAVATASGMSAEFITFAALVGAGDHVVAAAQLYGGTVTQLDVTLRRFGVETTFVASTDPADYAAAIRPETKVVYVEMIGNPSGEIADIEGLAEVAHAAGVPLVVDATLATPYLARPLEHGADIVIHSVTKFLGGHGTTLGGVVIEKGTFDWGNGRFPQMTEPVESYGGIKWWDNFGEYGFLTKLRTEQLRDIGPALSAQSAFNLLQGVETLPQRIDAHLANARIVAEWLDSDPRVEYVTWAGLEHHPHHERAAKYLPFGPGSVFAFGVKADDGRSAGETLIENLQLASHLANIGDARTLVIHPASTTHRQLTESQLVAAGVRPDLIRISVGLEDAEDIIWDLDQALTTATGATR; this is encoded by the coding sequence ATGACGGAAGAACATCGCTTCGGGTTTCGCACGAGGGCGCTGCATGCCGGCGGGACTCCCGACGCAGCGACCGGCGCCAGGGCCGTGCCGATCTACCAGACGACGTCGTTCGTGTTCGACGACGCGGCGGACGCCGGCAACCTCTTCGCCCTCCAGAAGTACGGGAACATCTACTCGCGCATCGGCAACCCCACCGTCGCCGCGCTCGAGGAACGTCTGGCCTCGCTCGAGGGCGGCATCGGCGCGGTCGCGACCGCCTCGGGGATGAGCGCGGAGTTCATCACGTTCGCGGCGCTCGTCGGAGCGGGCGACCATGTGGTCGCCGCGGCGCAGCTGTACGGGGGCACGGTGACCCAGCTCGACGTGACCCTGCGTCGTTTCGGCGTGGAGACGACGTTCGTCGCGTCGACCGATCCCGCCGACTACGCCGCCGCCATCCGTCCGGAGACCAAGGTCGTCTACGTGGAGATGATCGGCAATCCCTCGGGTGAGATCGCCGACATCGAGGGCCTGGCCGAGGTCGCTCATGCCGCAGGTGTGCCGCTGGTCGTGGATGCCACGCTCGCCACCCCGTACCTCGCGCGCCCTCTGGAGCACGGCGCGGACATCGTCATCCATTCGGTCACCAAGTTCCTGGGCGGACACGGGACGACGCTCGGCGGCGTCGTCATCGAGAAGGGCACCTTCGACTGGGGCAACGGCCGCTTCCCGCAGATGACAGAGCCGGTCGAGTCGTACGGCGGCATCAAGTGGTGGGACAACTTCGGCGAATACGGCTTCCTCACCAAGCTCCGCACCGAGCAGCTACGTGACATCGGTCCGGCGCTGAGCGCGCAGTCGGCGTTCAACCTCCTCCAGGGAGTCGAGACGCTGCCGCAGCGGATCGATGCGCACCTTGCGAACGCGCGGATCGTGGCCGAATGGCTCGACTCCGACCCCCGGGTGGAGTATGTGACGTGGGCGGGTCTCGAGCATCACCCGCACCACGAGCGCGCAGCGAAGTATCTGCCGTTCGGTCCTGGTTCGGTGTTCGCGTTCGGGGTCAAGGCCGACGACGGTCGCTCGGCGGGCGAGACGCTCATCGAGAATCTTCAGCTGGCATCGCACCTCGCGAACATCGGGGACGCGCGCACGCTCGTCATCCACCCGGCATCGACGACCCACCGTCAGCTCACGGAATCGCAGCTCGTCGCGGCGGGCGTGCGACCGGACCTCATCCGCATCTCGGTGGGCCTCGAGGACGCAGAAGACATCATCTGGGATCTTGACCAGGCCCTCACGACAGCGACAGGAGCCACTCGATGA